A genomic region of Streptosporangium lutulentum contains the following coding sequences:
- a CDS encoding acyl-CoA desaturase, whose amino-acid sequence MTTSAFPPGQPEPGTAETAAVTTGRRTAYLVALVILPVLTLAVAVPALWGWGIGPHDAVIAVVMYLVSVFGIAVGYHRHFTHRAFKCRRPLRIALMLAGGMALEGPVTLWAAEHRRHHKYADRAGDPHSPWRYGDSGPALLRGMAHAHVGWFYTARHRSVRQHWVPDLLADPDVRRFDSAYPAVAALSFLLPAAAGGLWTMSWTGVWTALFWGGLVRYAVVHHVTWSVNSVAHTFGERPFTTRDRSSNVRWVAFLTLGEGWHNWHHVEPTCARHGVLKGQMDPSARLIRWLERAGWAYGVRWPDPGHLAARRVEAGRGAPTARPPGQRARNGERDDVRRDDPRT is encoded by the coding sequence GTGACCACGTCGGCCTTCCCACCAGGTCAGCCGGAGCCGGGAACGGCCGAGACCGCGGCGGTCACGACCGGGCGCCGCACCGCCTATCTGGTCGCCCTCGTCATCCTGCCGGTGCTGACCCTGGCCGTGGCGGTTCCCGCCCTCTGGGGATGGGGGATCGGGCCACACGACGCGGTCATCGCCGTCGTCATGTACCTGGTCAGCGTCTTCGGGATCGCCGTCGGCTACCACCGGCACTTCACCCATCGGGCCTTCAAGTGCCGCAGACCACTGCGCATCGCACTCATGCTGGCCGGCGGCATGGCGCTCGAAGGCCCGGTCACGCTGTGGGCGGCCGAGCATCGCCGCCACCACAAATACGCCGACCGGGCCGGCGATCCGCACTCGCCGTGGCGGTACGGCGACAGCGGCCCGGCCTTGCTGCGAGGCATGGCGCACGCCCACGTCGGCTGGTTCTACACCGCGCGCCACCGCTCCGTCCGGCAGCACTGGGTACCGGACCTGCTGGCCGACCCGGACGTCCGGCGGTTCGACTCCGCCTACCCGGCCGTCGCGGCGCTGTCCTTCCTGCTGCCCGCCGCGGCGGGAGGGCTGTGGACGATGTCGTGGACCGGCGTGTGGACCGCCCTCTTCTGGGGCGGGCTGGTCCGCTACGCCGTGGTGCACCATGTGACCTGGTCGGTGAACTCCGTCGCCCACACCTTCGGCGAGCGTCCCTTCACAACCAGGGACCGGTCGTCCAACGTCCGGTGGGTGGCGTTCCTGACCCTCGGTGAGGGCTGGCACAACTGGCACCACGTCGAACCGACCTGCGCCCGGCACGGCGTGCTCAAAGGCCAGATGGACCCGAGCGCCCGGTTGATCCGCTGGCTCGAACGAGCGGGCTGGGCGTACGGCGTGCGCTGGCCGGACCCCGGGCACCTGGCCGCTCGCCGCGTCGAGGCGGGCCGGGGAGCGCCCACCGCCCGGCCTCCAGGGCAGCGGGCGCGAAACGGGGAACGGGACGACGTCCGACGCGACGATCCGCGCACGTGA
- a CDS encoding cytochrome P450 has translation MSVVEATTGGHLERYDAVLARDPMSALALVREWMRTDWRALFAELRDQRPIFVTPAFTVVTRFADVTEVLSREEVFTVRAFGPRLDAALGGPFMLARDATPMNWREKGLMQVMLAPQDAASLRGLAGRIADEALDAASGRGRIEAVGELFRHVALRVCGEYFGFPGPTPETLSRWTRAVITDGFANFQGDPAIQAESVRAGREMMHYLRGLLAERRAAMEAGPVPDDVFTRLIRTTLPAEVDVGDERILINMAGLPLGFVESGPGAMVEAVEQIMLRPQVRAEAVDAAADPDPARFDRYVWEALRFSPFFKLLPRVCERDHVLAAGTPRRTVIPAGTFVLAAPASAMFDADVVEEPDDFRPGRLEHHRLYFGHGHHACLGVHPARAVICEVVRRLFLRPGVRLLPPPDGVIVRDHGIFPDRFVLGLGSDGREA, from the coding sequence ATGAGTGTTGTCGAAGCGACTACGGGCGGCCATCTGGAGAGATACGACGCGGTCCTGGCGCGTGATCCGATGTCCGCGCTCGCCCTCGTCCGGGAATGGATGCGCACGGACTGGCGTGCCCTCTTCGCGGAGCTCCGTGACCAAAGGCCGATCTTCGTCACGCCCGCCTTCACCGTGGTGACCCGTTTCGCCGACGTCACCGAGGTGCTCTCCCGTGAGGAGGTCTTCACGGTCCGGGCCTTCGGCCCGCGCCTGGACGCGGCGCTGGGCGGGCCGTTCATGCTCGCCAGGGACGCGACGCCGATGAACTGGCGGGAGAAGGGGCTGATGCAGGTCATGCTCGCCCCCCAGGACGCGGCGAGCCTGCGCGGGCTGGCGGGGCGGATCGCGGACGAGGCCCTGGACGCCGCGTCGGGGCGAGGGCGGATCGAAGCCGTCGGCGAGCTCTTCCGGCACGTCGCCCTGCGCGTGTGCGGCGAGTACTTCGGCTTCCCCGGCCCCACGCCGGAGACCCTGTCGAGGTGGACGAGAGCCGTGATCACCGATGGCTTCGCCAACTTCCAGGGCGACCCGGCGATCCAGGCGGAGTCGGTCCGCGCGGGAAGGGAGATGATGCACTACCTGCGCGGCCTGCTCGCCGAACGCCGGGCCGCCATGGAGGCGGGGCCGGTGCCGGATGACGTCTTCACGCGCCTCATCCGGACGACGCTTCCGGCCGAGGTCGACGTCGGAGACGAGCGAATACTGATCAACATGGCCGGGCTGCCCCTCGGGTTCGTGGAGAGCGGGCCGGGAGCCATGGTGGAGGCGGTGGAGCAGATCATGCTCCGCCCGCAGGTGCGGGCGGAGGCCGTCGACGCCGCCGCGGATCCGGATCCCGCCCGCTTCGACCGCTACGTCTGGGAGGCGCTGCGGTTCAGCCCGTTCTTCAAACTGCTTCCACGGGTGTGCGAGCGCGACCACGTCCTCGCCGCCGGCACCCCGCGCCGGACGGTCATCCCCGCGGGGACGTTCGTGCTCGCCGCCCCGGCCTCGGCCATGTTCGACGCGGACGTGGTGGAGGAGCCGGACGATTTCCGCCCCGGCAGGCTGGAGCACCACCGGCTGTACTTCGGTCACGGCCATCACGCGTGCCTCGGCGTGCACCCCGCCAGAGCCGTCATCTGCGAAGTCGTGCGCCGCCTGTTCCTGCGCCCCGGGGTGCGCCTGCTCCCGCCGCCGGACGGAGTGATCGTCCGCGACCACGGCATCTTCCCCGACCGGTTCGTCCTGGGACTCGGCTCGGACGGAAGGGAAGCGTGA
- a CDS encoding carbonic anhydrase family protein, protein MRRRLARIAATAAIPLLLAGFSTSAQAHDKPRCQSTGTDEAVESPIEIDRSAACPGNRSTLAIHYPHSVDGTVLFQDKPPLGGQPSEHDDVRFVIASQDPQPYVTFNGERYNLSNVHFHGHAEHKFAGQPFAPLEAHLVHERATLPKAYVVFSVLIDSANLSKPSELDRLIASPPAPGASKTLHDIDLKALLPADHSTYRYTGSLTTPDEIQNYFKPVNWVVFDHRVKAGQKNVQAYRALWDADGNRRELQVNLPAPRVYAYR, encoded by the coding sequence TTGCGCCGTCGCCTTGCCCGGATAGCGGCAACCGCCGCCATCCCGCTCCTCCTCGCCGGATTCTCCACCTCCGCACAGGCCCACGACAAACCCCGATGCCAGAGCACCGGAACCGACGAAGCCGTCGAGAGCCCCATCGAGATCGACCGTTCGGCCGCGTGCCCGGGCAACCGGTCCACCCTCGCCATCCACTACCCGCACAGCGTGGACGGGACAGTTCTCTTCCAGGACAAACCGCCGCTCGGCGGCCAGCCAAGCGAGCATGACGACGTCCGGTTCGTCATCGCGAGCCAGGATCCCCAGCCGTACGTCACCTTCAACGGCGAGCGGTACAACTTGAGCAATGTGCACTTCCACGGCCATGCCGAGCACAAGTTCGCGGGCCAGCCCTTCGCTCCCCTGGAGGCGCACCTGGTCCACGAGAGGGCGACCCTGCCGAAGGCCTACGTGGTCTTCTCGGTTCTCATCGACTCCGCGAACCTCTCCAAGCCGTCCGAGCTCGACCGCCTGATCGCGTCCCCGCCCGCGCCGGGCGCGTCCAAGACCCTCCACGACATCGACCTCAAGGCCCTGCTGCCCGCCGACCACAGCACCTACCGCTACACCGGCTCCCTCACCACACCGGATGAGATCCAGAACTATTTCAAGCCGGTGAACTGGGTGGTGTTCGATCATCGGGTGAAGGCCGGGCAGAAGAACGTCCAGGCGTACAGAGCGCTGTGGGACGCCGACGGCAACCGCAGGGAACTCCAGGTCAACCTTCCGGCCCCCAGGGTCTACGCCTACCGGTAA
- a CDS encoding TIGR02677 family protein: MTDSTDGRRALDLDALAVGDRFQLFNFTRRDDHVAYLWVLRAMDRLRAVHRVQVDSEDVAAALRELASIHDEVPQLDAALRNRLDALADDKIIHRLEDASRAGTLARYRNRQSVYQFSELGYRAFTAVEDVLAVRVRDVNLSRLVFSDILDDLRSLATANRSGDEDQVYRRLSRLDQVMEDMVRRSARFHVTLGEIVTSTEASPELFLRYKNALLTHMSDFMAELDRYLPRLDRAVREVEASGVNTMLIRAAEADDRPFLSDLERIEDWKRRWEALRAWFTAMPGSAFGAAELRRATRSAVSGVIALLRQLTEAQRGGVNRASELRHLAEWIYNTPDEDAAYALTTAAFNLSSARHLGGAHDDAEQISPRATWWNAPGIEVALTPFRTGRQAGPGLPQPVRTDTGVRADLRRRQLAARAAEREAAQGLTANGAHGRVLDEAETRVLLALLTRALEARSVVAGRLASGSGGDDTVVMRLVPEPEGSSVRTPHGTLHLPGFALEIVPRSGRAHG; this comes from the coding sequence ATGACAGATTCAACGGATGGCCGCAGAGCACTGGACCTGGACGCGCTGGCGGTCGGCGACCGGTTCCAGCTGTTCAACTTCACGCGCAGAGACGATCACGTCGCCTACCTGTGGGTGCTCCGGGCGATGGATCGCCTGCGGGCGGTGCATCGGGTTCAGGTCGACAGCGAGGACGTCGCGGCGGCCTTACGGGAGCTGGCGTCGATCCACGACGAGGTCCCTCAGCTGGACGCGGCCCTGCGGAACCGGCTGGACGCCCTGGCCGACGACAAGATCATCCACCGGCTTGAGGACGCCTCCCGGGCCGGGACGCTGGCGCGCTACCGCAACAGGCAGTCGGTCTACCAGTTCAGCGAGCTCGGCTACCGGGCGTTCACCGCGGTGGAGGATGTGCTCGCCGTCAGGGTCCGCGACGTCAACCTGTCCCGGCTGGTGTTCTCGGACATCCTCGACGACCTCCGGTCGCTGGCCACGGCGAACCGCAGTGGCGACGAGGACCAGGTCTACCGGCGGCTTTCCCGGCTGGACCAGGTCATGGAGGACATGGTCCGCCGGTCCGCCCGGTTCCACGTGACGCTCGGCGAGATCGTCACCTCGACCGAGGCCTCGCCGGAGCTGTTCCTCCGCTACAAGAACGCCCTGCTGACGCACATGAGCGATTTCATGGCGGAGCTCGACCGTTACCTGCCCCGGCTGGACCGGGCCGTGCGGGAGGTCGAGGCCAGCGGTGTCAACACGATGCTGATCAGGGCGGCCGAGGCCGACGACAGGCCGTTCCTGAGCGACCTCGAGCGGATCGAAGACTGGAAGCGCCGGTGGGAGGCGCTTCGCGCCTGGTTCACCGCGATGCCCGGCTCCGCGTTCGGAGCGGCGGAGCTGCGCCGTGCGACCAGGTCCGCGGTGTCAGGCGTGATCGCCCTGCTCCGGCAGCTCACCGAAGCCCAGCGCGGCGGTGTGAACAGGGCCTCCGAGCTGAGGCACCTCGCTGAGTGGATCTACAACACGCCGGACGAGGACGCCGCCTACGCGCTGACGACGGCCGCGTTCAACCTGAGTTCGGCGCGGCATCTCGGTGGAGCCCACGATGACGCCGAGCAGATCTCGCCGCGGGCCACGTGGTGGAACGCGCCAGGCATCGAGGTCGCCCTCACGCCGTTCCGGACGGGCAGGCAGGCCGGTCCGGGGCTTCCACAGCCGGTCCGCACCGACACGGGGGTACGAGCGGATCTGCGGCGGCGGCAGCTCGCGGCCAGAGCCGCCGAGCGCGAGGCCGCCCAGGGCCTCACCGCGAACGGAGCCCACGGCCGGGTTCTCGACGAGGCCGAGACCCGCGTACTGCTGGCCCTGCTGACCCGCGCGCTGGAAGCCCGCTCGGTGGTCGCGGGCCGGTTGGCGTCCGGGTCCGGAGGTGACGACACCGTGGTGATGAGACTCGTGCCGGAGCCGGAGGGCAGCAGCGTCCGCACCCCTCACGGCACGCTGCACCTGCCCGGATTCGCCCTGGAGATCGTCCCGCGTTCCGGGAGGGCACATGGCTGA
- a CDS encoding DUF2398 family protein: MAEPQAAADVQIGDLGAYQDAVRLVLTSDLITVVHPRPGMLDRVLPWADQLTRDFRELFGYTLIATTHQVRLIRRLDTLNPSRVKIFTNRAGRAFDRRRLAYLCLVLGSFQRSRVEISLADLVRLFGPVANSIEGLGFDPVVPGHKGAVVDVLGWLVERGALRLSDGSAEAWARGDGGDADALYDIDHDICATIFRPARPVQHLTSAAGLLEGWGGSAERRARRLLLEQPVVYYADLDAETAAVLRRDDVVENLARLTGLVVERRAEGVLLADPGGRFTDRPFPGRGGVVNRAAGLLLARFADVLEEPGALGAVEPPAEADLQQDLLLRIDSALPRAGVVHDLAWSSAERAPAPPQRPERLVLVERHRLEILIEELYEQFGAASFTGAWQQDPLGLLDAALLLLTDLRLVRPVPGGVLLLPAAVRYRNITLAIPAPPEGQLDVFEGGSV, from the coding sequence ATGGCTGAACCACAGGCGGCGGCGGATGTCCAGATCGGCGACCTCGGCGCCTACCAGGACGCGGTGCGGCTGGTGCTCACCAGCGATCTGATCACGGTGGTTCACCCCCGGCCCGGGATGCTGGACCGGGTACTGCCCTGGGCCGACCAGCTCACCCGGGATTTCCGCGAGCTGTTCGGCTACACCCTGATCGCGACGACCCATCAGGTGCGGTTGATCCGCCGGCTCGACACTCTGAACCCGTCACGAGTGAAGATCTTCACGAACAGGGCGGGCAGGGCGTTCGACCGCAGACGGCTGGCCTATCTCTGCCTGGTGCTCGGGTCCTTCCAGAGGTCACGGGTGGAGATCAGCCTGGCCGACCTGGTCCGCCTGTTCGGCCCGGTCGCCAACTCCATCGAAGGTCTCGGCTTCGATCCGGTCGTCCCCGGGCACAAGGGGGCGGTGGTGGACGTGCTCGGCTGGCTGGTGGAGCGCGGAGCGCTGCGGTTGTCCGACGGGTCGGCCGAGGCGTGGGCACGCGGCGACGGCGGAGATGCCGACGCCCTGTACGACATCGACCACGACATCTGCGCGACGATCTTCAGGCCCGCTCGCCCCGTGCAGCATCTGACCAGCGCGGCGGGGCTGCTGGAGGGCTGGGGGGGTTCTGCCGAGAGACGGGCGCGCAGGCTCCTGCTGGAGCAGCCGGTGGTCTACTACGCCGACCTCGACGCGGAGACGGCCGCGGTGCTCCGGCGCGACGACGTCGTGGAGAACCTGGCCCGGCTCACCGGTCTGGTCGTGGAACGCCGGGCGGAGGGCGTCCTGCTCGCGGATCCGGGCGGAAGGTTCACCGACAGGCCTTTCCCGGGCAGGGGCGGGGTGGTCAACCGCGCGGCCGGACTCCTCCTCGCGAGGTTCGCCGACGTCCTGGAGGAGCCGGGCGCGCTCGGAGCGGTGGAGCCTCCGGCGGAGGCCGACCTACAGCAGGATCTGCTCCTGCGGATCGACTCCGCGCTGCCGCGGGCCGGTGTCGTACACGATCTGGCGTGGTCGTCGGCGGAGCGGGCTCCCGCGCCACCGCAGCGCCCCGAACGGCTGGTCCTGGTCGAACGGCACAGGCTGGAAATCCTGATCGAGGAGCTGTACGAACAGTTCGGCGCGGCCTCCTTCACCGGAGCCTGGCAACAGGACCCGCTGGGGCTCCTCGACGCCGCGCTCCTCCTGCTCACGGACCTGCGCCTGGTGCGCCCCGTTCCCGGCGGGGTGCTGCTGCTTCCGGCGGCGGTCCGCTACCGCAACATCACCCTGGCGATCCCGGCACCGCCCGAGGGCCAGCTCGACGTCTTCGAAGGAGGTTCGGTGTGA
- a CDS encoding SbcC/MukB-like Walker B domain-containing protein translates to MTRFRPSRAGLINIWDYTDEEFVFADGRLVLRGHNGSGKTKALEVLFPFVLDGVVDARRLDPFSGENRTMKSNLLYRGQESEYGFVWMEFAAAGRTVTLIIALRAHKDRPAVKTSFFVTAKRLGIDFGLLSEDSRPLTEQQLKRVLEPEAWYDSATDYRDAVDAALFGLGRERYTQLLDLLLALRRPLLAKDLDPGKVSDTLTAGLSPVTEDLVEQAARDFENLAAVQRLVDDLTSADGAARAFLGCYADYLRVNARFHLDRIGTRTEQVVGHATAIAEARAEMRRAGAAQDEAKEARRVAGVEQNRLVGRLEGLKKHEAYTAQGQLDSLRGQVGQGAQEIAREREANARAAAHIVDLDREAGEVERQLKNAREAVGRQSSDMAEAAGLAGLTVPDDGDLREARAQATARLEDVEDVRRRLATLGEAERDRGHAEQALQKVDAKIEAGERACESAERELAEVRARAEEDLRAWAGRWSGDHPDPVASATDVAVLVESLAHLGEAGAPSLGEVFGDLTEARRTALVTQVAGLETKLGELAAELERLTASRDEVAAERDDAPPLAATRHAARDERPGAALWQLVRFADGVPDTEAAAVEGALEAAGLLTSWIHPDPRLTEAALEMAEADTYLLPAPAGRRPAGRTLASVLVPEEQGPVPAEIVSDVLGSIALTDELTVTSPAPAISGRGQFSSGIHLGAQPKAAPEYIGATHRTTRRKARIAEYERRIQAGSQERARGEAERDALQRRLDDIGRARVELRPMAKNLLKTTAVLAEKSTLLAAARMERFEAATVLDGTTAEVDAERRRLRQTAADRNMPSDAAEVETIARAIADFTRAAEGLGQRLTGVETLGQDLAGRRRTIARLDTEHKNASAALVEKEEAHLGAAERLAALEETLSAPLQEILGQIGEAERSLSEAKATWQAEDERARREHDALVKAESTYEHGGISLREALRELLDQLASFAPFAHADLRPVLDIGVAPSWPDRTRWAPPEQVAAEIVERLSEQEAALAVGSVLPDGTAELLGLYDAATRGRSAGETARKGVRDRMTEALKEFNDALNACEEDYRLDWEPGDSVVVVQVLDADGRHPVAEFARRIADRAEEQGFLLEERERTVLEDELLAGLSQQIFDRVFVARDLVKGMDADTRSRPMSTGTTVGIRWVVSDKITDLQKEVSELLGQEGLGSEQLAGLRRLLRKMIHEYRAGHPRATYREVLSTVLDYRTWRSFELRLKVPGEDDVKLSKKRHSQMSGGEKSAAIHLPLFAAANAIYSSASSTCPRMIALDEAFAGIDDVYKPDLLGLTVRYDLDVFMTGHDLWVRYATVPAAAHYDMHSDKASHTVSAMLVLWDGSELIDSGAGFSGNDELARELLGFAPTRRVPLEAGLLESAEGLDEDKDEETTAPV, encoded by the coding sequence GTGACGCGGTTCAGGCCGTCCCGGGCCGGATTGATCAACATCTGGGACTACACGGACGAGGAGTTCGTGTTCGCGGACGGCAGGCTGGTGCTGCGCGGGCACAACGGCTCCGGGAAGACCAAGGCCCTGGAGGTGCTGTTTCCCTTCGTCCTGGACGGAGTGGTCGACGCTCGCCGGCTGGATCCCTTCAGCGGCGAGAACCGCACGATGAAGTCCAACCTCCTGTACCGGGGACAGGAATCGGAGTACGGATTCGTCTGGATGGAGTTCGCGGCGGCCGGACGGACCGTCACACTGATCATCGCGCTGCGCGCCCACAAGGACCGGCCGGCGGTCAAGACGTCCTTCTTCGTGACGGCCAAACGGCTCGGGATCGACTTCGGGCTGCTCTCCGAGGATTCCCGGCCGCTGACCGAGCAGCAGCTGAAGCGGGTCCTTGAACCCGAGGCGTGGTACGACAGCGCCACCGACTACCGGGACGCCGTCGACGCCGCGCTCTTCGGTCTCGGGCGAGAACGCTACACGCAACTGCTCGACCTGCTGCTCGCGCTGCGCAGGCCGTTGCTGGCCAAGGACCTCGATCCGGGGAAGGTCTCCGACACCCTCACCGCGGGGCTGAGCCCCGTCACCGAAGACCTCGTCGAGCAGGCCGCCCGCGACTTCGAGAACCTCGCGGCGGTCCAGCGGCTGGTCGACGACCTGACCTCGGCCGACGGCGCCGCCCGTGCCTTTCTGGGGTGTTACGCCGACTACCTCAGGGTCAATGCGCGCTTCCACCTCGACCGGATCGGAACGCGCACCGAGCAGGTGGTGGGACACGCCACCGCGATCGCCGAGGCACGGGCCGAGATGCGCCGTGCGGGCGCCGCCCAGGACGAGGCCAAGGAGGCCCGCAGGGTCGCGGGCGTCGAGCAGAACAGGCTCGTCGGCAGGCTGGAGGGCCTCAAGAAGCACGAGGCCTACACCGCTCAGGGCCAGCTCGACAGCCTGCGCGGGCAGGTCGGCCAGGGAGCCCAGGAGATCGCCAGGGAGCGGGAGGCGAACGCCAGGGCCGCCGCGCACATCGTGGATCTCGACCGCGAAGCCGGCGAGGTCGAGCGGCAGCTCAAGAACGCTCGCGAGGCGGTCGGCCGGCAGTCCTCCGACATGGCCGAAGCCGCCGGGCTCGCCGGGCTCACCGTCCCGGACGACGGTGACCTGCGGGAGGCCCGTGCCCAGGCCACCGCCCGTCTGGAGGACGTCGAGGACGTACGGCGACGGCTCGCGACGCTTGGCGAGGCGGAGCGGGACCGCGGGCACGCGGAGCAGGCCCTGCAGAAGGTGGATGCGAAGATCGAGGCCGGCGAGCGGGCCTGCGAGAGTGCCGAGCGGGAGCTTGCCGAAGTCCGGGCTCGGGCGGAGGAGGACCTGCGCGCCTGGGCGGGCAGGTGGTCCGGGGATCACCCGGATCCCGTGGCGAGTGCCACCGACGTCGCGGTCCTCGTCGAGAGCCTGGCTCACCTGGGGGAGGCCGGGGCTCCGAGCCTCGGCGAGGTCTTCGGAGACCTGACCGAAGCACGGCGCACGGCGCTCGTCACCCAGGTGGCCGGGCTGGAGACCAAACTGGGTGAGCTCGCGGCGGAGCTCGAACGGCTCACCGCGTCGCGGGACGAGGTCGCGGCCGAACGCGACGACGCGCCCCCGCTCGCGGCCACCCGCCACGCCGCCCGGGACGAACGGCCGGGAGCCGCCCTCTGGCAGCTCGTCCGGTTCGCCGACGGGGTCCCGGACACCGAGGCCGCGGCCGTGGAGGGGGCGCTGGAGGCGGCCGGACTGCTCACCTCCTGGATCCACCCCGATCCGAGGCTCACCGAGGCCGCCCTGGAGATGGCCGAAGCCGACACCTACCTGCTGCCGGCGCCGGCCGGGCGGCGGCCGGCGGGACGAACCCTGGCGAGCGTCCTGGTTCCCGAAGAGCAGGGTCCGGTTCCCGCCGAGATCGTCTCCGACGTGCTCGGCTCGATCGCGCTGACCGACGAACTCACCGTCACCTCCCCGGCGCCCGCGATCAGCGGGCGGGGGCAGTTCAGCTCCGGGATTCACCTGGGCGCGCAGCCCAAGGCGGCGCCGGAGTACATCGGCGCCACCCACCGTACGACTCGGAGAAAGGCGAGGATCGCCGAATACGAACGACGGATTCAGGCCGGGTCCCAGGAGCGGGCGCGCGGCGAGGCGGAGCGTGACGCGCTCCAGCGGCGCCTGGACGACATCGGCCGAGCCCGGGTCGAGCTACGGCCCATGGCCAAGAACCTTCTCAAGACCACAGCCGTGCTGGCCGAGAAGTCGACGCTGCTGGCGGCCGCGCGGATGGAGCGCTTCGAGGCCGCGACCGTTCTGGACGGCACCACGGCCGAGGTGGACGCCGAGCGGCGCAGGCTCCGGCAGACCGCCGCGGACCGGAACATGCCCTCCGACGCGGCGGAGGTCGAGACGATCGCCCGGGCGATCGCCGATTTCACCAGGGCGGCGGAGGGGCTCGGCCAGAGGCTCACCGGAGTCGAGACCCTGGGACAGGACCTCGCCGGGCGTCGCCGTACGATCGCGCGCCTCGACACGGAGCACAAGAACGCCTCCGCGGCCCTCGTGGAGAAGGAGGAGGCACACCTGGGCGCGGCGGAGCGGCTGGCCGCCCTGGAGGAGACGCTGAGCGCACCGCTCCAGGAGATCCTGGGTCAGATCGGCGAGGCGGAGCGGTCGCTGAGCGAGGCCAAGGCCACCTGGCAGGCCGAGGACGAGCGCGCCCGCAGGGAGCACGACGCCCTGGTCAAGGCCGAATCGACGTACGAGCACGGCGGGATCTCCCTCCGGGAGGCACTGAGGGAACTGCTCGATCAGCTCGCGTCGTTCGCGCCGTTCGCGCATGCGGACCTGCGGCCGGTCCTCGACATCGGGGTCGCGCCGTCCTGGCCGGACCGTACCCGGTGGGCCCCGCCCGAGCAGGTCGCCGCCGAGATCGTCGAACGACTGTCCGAGCAGGAGGCCGCCCTGGCGGTCGGTTCCGTCCTGCCGGACGGCACGGCCGAACTCCTCGGCCTCTATGACGCGGCCACCAGGGGCCGGTCGGCGGGGGAGACGGCCCGCAAGGGCGTTCGCGACCGGATGACGGAGGCGCTCAAGGAGTTCAACGACGCGCTCAACGCCTGCGAGGAGGACTACCGGCTCGACTGGGAGCCCGGAGACTCCGTGGTCGTCGTGCAGGTCCTCGACGCCGACGGCCGCCACCCGGTGGCCGAGTTCGCGCGGCGCATCGCCGACCGCGCGGAAGAGCAGGGATTCCTCCTGGAAGAGCGGGAGCGGACCGTCTTGGAGGACGAGCTGCTGGCCGGCCTGTCCCAGCAGATCTTCGACCGGGTCTTCGTGGCCAGAGACCTGGTCAAGGGCATGGACGCCGACACCAGATCCAGGCCGATGTCGACCGGTACGACGGTGGGCATTCGCTGGGTCGTGTCCGACAAGATCACAGATCTGCAGAAGGAGGTCTCCGAGCTGCTGGGACAGGAGGGTCTCGGCTCCGAGCAGCTGGCCGGTCTGCGCCGCCTTCTGCGGAAGATGATCCACGAGTATCGGGCCGGACACCCCAGGGCGACCTACAGGGAGGTGCTCTCCACGGTCCTGGACTACAGGACCTGGCGCTCCTTCGAGCTGCGGCTGAAGGTTCCCGGAGAGGACGACGTGAAGCTGAGCAAGAAGCGTCACTCCCAGATGTCGGGAGGGGAGAAGTCCGCCGCGATCCACCTGCCGCTGTTCGCCGCGGCGAACGCCATCTACTCGTCCGCTTCGAGCACCTGCCCCCGGATGATCGCGCTCGACGAGGCGTTCGCCGGCATCGACGACGTCTACAAGCCGGACCTGCTCGGGCTCACCGTACGGTATGACCTGGACGTGTTCATGACGGGCCATGACCTGTGGGTCCGGTATGCCACGGTCCCCGCGGCGGCCCACTACGACATGCACAGCGACAAGGCCTCCCACACGGTCTCGGCGATGCTCGTCCTGTGGGACGGAAGCGAGCTCATCGACTCCGGGGCGGGGTTCTCCGGCAACGACGAACTGGCCAGGGAACTGCTGGGGTTCGCCCCCACCCGACGCGTGCCGCTCGAGGCCGGCCTGCTGGAGTCGGCGGAAGGACTCGACGAGGACAAGGACGAGGAGACAACGGCCCCGGTCTGA